In a genomic window of Thermus thermamylovorans:
- a CDS encoding flavodoxin family protein — MGLRVLGVNASVRTDGFTAELLDKVLEAARRKGALTERLDLVRHPFPFCAGNYSVDPASCGPETCVQGPWDGFGRVAERILNADAVVFATPVYWFSVSARMKALLERMTSMENRGLLNLGKPMALLAVAEEEGASQALAQMLLPLTYMGFVLAPLGLVYAHRRDLVSLEEDPELAEDAQVAGENLVLMAQTLQGLPFREPLPAQPLQGVAAD; from the coding sequence ATGGGTTTACGCGTGCTCGGCGTCAACGCATCGGTACGGACGGATGGTTTTACGGCAGAACTTCTGGATAAGGTGCTGGAGGCGGCCAGGCGCAAAGGTGCCCTCACCGAGCGCCTGGACCTCGTCAGGCATCCCTTTCCCTTCTGCGCGGGGAACTACTCCGTGGACCCCGCCTCCTGCGGCCCCGAGACCTGCGTCCAGGGGCCGTGGGACGGGTTCGGCAGGGTGGCGGAGAGGATCCTGAACGCCGACGCCGTGGTCTTCGCCACCCCGGTCTACTGGTTCAGCGTCTCCGCCCGGATGAAGGCCCTCTTGGAGCGCATGACCTCCATGGAGAACCGGGGCCTCCTGAACCTGGGCAAGCCCATGGCCCTCCTGGCGGTGGCCGAGGAGGAGGGGGCCAGCCAGGCCCTTGCCCAGATGCTCCTGCCCCTCACCTACATGGGCTTCGTCCTGGCCCCCCTGGGCCTGGTCTACGCCCACCGGCGGGATCTGGTGAGCCTCGAGGAAGACCCCGAGCTGGCAGAGGACGCCCAGGTGGCCGGGGAGAACCTGGTCCTCATGGCGCAGACCCTGCAGGGCCTCCCCTTCCGGGAGCCCCTGCCCGCCCAGCCCCTTCAGGGGGTGGCCGCCGACTGA
- the tsaB gene encoding tRNA (adenosine(37)-N6)-threonylcarbamoyltransferase complex dimerization subunit type 1 TsaB, whose amino-acid sequence MPAVWTLTLDTATPYLALGLFRGEEGVGRVVRVERRHEEALFPLLDDLLAEVGARKEEIGALVLGEGPGSYTGLRIALAAGLGVALAQGARVYGVNSLLAACWPYLEESGPPLTPLFTARNRLYYGATYTRQGGRPLELLPPGKLRAEELPPTGLLLDPPPDPRALYELLPFAREGVEPLYL is encoded by the coding sequence ATGCCTGCCGTGTGGACCCTGACCCTGGACACCGCCACCCCCTACCTCGCCCTAGGCCTGTTCCGGGGGGAGGAGGGGGTGGGCAGGGTGGTGCGGGTGGAGAGGCGGCACGAGGAGGCCCTCTTCCCCCTTTTGGATGATCTCCTCGCCGAGGTAGGGGCGCGGAAGGAGGAGATCGGCGCGCTTGTCCTGGGAGAAGGGCCGGGCTCCTACACCGGCCTCCGCATCGCCCTGGCGGCGGGCCTGGGCGTGGCCCTGGCCCAGGGGGCCAGGGTCTACGGGGTGAACTCCCTCCTCGCCGCCTGCTGGCCTTACCTGGAGGAAAGCGGTCCCCCCCTCACCCCCCTCTTCACCGCCCGGAACCGCCTCTACTACGGGGCCACCTACACCAGGCAGGGGGGAAGGCCCCTGGAGCTTCTCCCTCCCGGGAAGCTGCGGGCGGAGGAGCTTCCCCCCACGGGCCTTCTCCTGGACCCGCCCCCGGACCCCCGGGCCCTCTACGAGCTCCTGCCCTTCGCCCGGGAGGGGGTGGAGCCCCTCTACCTTTGA
- a CDS encoding aldehyde ferredoxin oxidoreductase family protein: protein MPEGYHDRVAFVDLSTGRIWYESYGEAFWRRFLGGRALAAYLLLRHVPQGADPLGPENALVFAPGVLTGTPISGSGRNTVAAKSPLTGGYGDAEGGGFFGAELKNAGLDALVVLGRAAEPVYLHAEGGEVSLHPAFHLWGQDPLEVEALLKEAHGGNTRIAQIGIAGENRVLTANVIHDLAHFAGRGGLGAVMGAKRLKAVSARARKETLPAYHDPALLKELARRMAKERMERAAGLVTMGTVGTVKPFNLRGVLPSHNFLDGYLEGAEALDGTSLDALGIRIGRDTCYACAIRCKQVVRIEGTGKHDVRPEYGGPEYEGLGALGSTCGVVDPYAVTKANTLCNQYGLDVIGVGVTVACAMEAAERGYLDDEGLGLRFGNGDALIAAIEKLARKEGRLGELLAQGARRLAEAIGHPELAMQVKGQEVPMHDPRFKRALGVGYAVSPTGADHNHNLHDTAFAKEGKALKELRFYGEDFQPLPIEDLSEAKVRMLWTKTRERGFVNSLVMCDFVPWTPEEWREALYAATGWRFTPEEMLSVGERTLQLTRLFNLREGIGPEEDRLPERFFQPFRQGNLEAHLDPGAFQEGVRVYWRLAGWEGGVDPARLQALGLGEFA from the coding sequence ATGCCCGAGGGTTACCACGACCGCGTGGCCTTCGTGGACCTCTCCACGGGGCGCATCTGGTACGAGAGCTATGGGGAGGCCTTCTGGCGGAGGTTCCTTGGGGGGCGGGCCCTGGCCGCCTACCTCCTCCTCCGGCACGTGCCCCAGGGGGCAGACCCCCTGGGGCCGGAGAACGCCCTGGTCTTCGCCCCCGGGGTCCTCACCGGCACCCCCATCTCCGGCTCGGGGCGGAACACCGTGGCCGCCAAGAGCCCCCTCACCGGGGGGTACGGGGACGCGGAGGGGGGAGGCTTCTTCGGGGCCGAGCTCAAGAACGCTGGCCTGGACGCCCTGGTGGTCCTGGGGCGGGCAGCGGAGCCCGTCTACCTGCACGCGGAAGGGGGGGAGGTGTCCCTCCACCCCGCCTTCCACCTCTGGGGCCAGGACCCCCTGGAGGTGGAGGCCCTCCTCAAGGAGGCCCACGGGGGGAACACCCGCATCGCCCAGATCGGGATCGCCGGGGAGAATCGGGTCCTCACCGCCAACGTGATCCACGACCTGGCCCACTTCGCGGGCCGCGGCGGCCTGGGGGCGGTGATGGGGGCCAAGCGCCTCAAGGCCGTTTCCGCCCGGGCCCGGAAGGAAACCCTCCCCGCCTACCACGATCCCGCCCTCCTCAAGGAGCTCGCCCGCCGCATGGCCAAGGAGCGCATGGAGCGGGCCGCGGGCCTGGTCACCATGGGCACCGTGGGCACGGTGAAGCCCTTCAACCTGCGGGGGGTGCTCCCCAGCCATAACTTCCTGGACGGGTACCTGGAGGGGGCCGAGGCCCTGGACGGCACCAGCCTGGATGCCCTGGGCATCCGCATCGGCCGGGATACCTGCTACGCCTGCGCCATCCGCTGCAAGCAGGTGGTGAGGATCGAGGGCACGGGCAAGCACGACGTGCGCCCGGAGTACGGGGGGCCCGAGTACGAGGGCCTGGGGGCCCTGGGCTCCACCTGCGGGGTGGTGGACCCCTACGCGGTCACCAAGGCCAACACCCTCTGCAACCAGTACGGCCTGGACGTGATCGGGGTGGGGGTGACCGTCGCCTGTGCCATGGAGGCGGCGGAACGGGGCTACCTGGACGACGAGGGGTTGGGCCTCCGCTTTGGCAACGGGGACGCCCTCATCGCCGCCATTGAGAAACTGGCCCGAAAGGAGGGGCGGCTCGGGGAACTCCTGGCCCAGGGGGCGAGGCGCCTGGCGGAGGCCATAGGCCACCCGGAGCTGGCCATGCAGGTGAAGGGCCAGGAGGTGCCCATGCACGACCCCCGCTTCAAGCGGGCCCTGGGGGTGGGCTACGCGGTGAGCCCCACGGGGGCGGACCACAACCACAACCTCCACGACACCGCCTTCGCCAAGGAGGGGAAGGCCCTGAAGGAGCTCCGCTTCTACGGGGAGGACTTCCAGCCCCTGCCCATAGAGGACCTCTCCGAGGCCAAGGTGCGCATGCTCTGGACCAAGACCCGCGAGCGGGGCTTCGTCAACAGCCTGGTCATGTGCGACTTCGTCCCCTGGACCCCGGAGGAGTGGCGGGAGGCCCTTTACGCCGCCACGGGCTGGCGCTTTACTCCAGAGGAGATGCTTTCGGTGGGGGAGAGGACCCTGCAGCTCACCCGGCTTTTCAACCTGCGGGAAGGGATTGGCCCGGAGGAGGACCGCCTCCCCGAGCGCTTCTTCCAGCCGTTCCGTCAGGGCAACCTCGAGGCCCATCTGGACCCCGGGGCCTTCCAGGAGGGGGTTCGGGTCTACTGGCGGCTTGCGGGGTGGGAAGGCGGGGTGGACCCGGCCCGCCTGCAGGCCCTGGGCCTGGGGGAGTTCGCCTGA
- a CDS encoding DUF58 domain-containing protein, with protein sequence MTRYRIATRPYLPYPGERVARRKGLGGEFYELRPYASGDEVRRVHWRAYAKTGRLYTRVETAPERGRFRLFLDESESMRLHGKLPYAEGVARLLLRIARQEDPLARLLRGKPGEWPPGRGTLVLLTDGLDPLPWARVLPRRVVLVQVLSPLELNPPLEEVLLRDVESGESLPVGPEEVRAYREALAAHLRALRLLALLRGRYALLKVGEPPLPALLRQGVLEPL encoded by the coding sequence ATGACCCGCTACCGCATCGCCACCCGGCCCTACCTCCCCTACCCCGGGGAGAGGGTGGCCCGCCGGAAGGGCCTGGGGGGGGAGTTTTACGAGCTTCGCCCCTACGCTTCGGGGGACGAGGTAAGGCGGGTCCACTGGCGGGCTTATGCCAAGACGGGAAGGCTCTACACCCGGGTGGAGACCGCCCCGGAAAGGGGCCGCTTCCGCCTCTTCCTGGACGAAAGCGAAAGCATGCGCCTCCACGGCAAGCTCCCCTACGCGGAAGGGGTGGCAAGGCTCCTCCTCCGGATCGCCCGCCAGGAAGACCCCCTGGCCCGGCTCCTCCGGGGAAAGCCGGGGGAATGGCCCCCAGGGCGGGGCACCCTGGTCCTCCTCACCGACGGCCTGGACCCCCTGCCCTGGGCCAGGGTCCTCCCCCGCCGGGTGGTGCTGGTGCAGGTGCTTTCCCCCCTGGAGCTCAACCCGCCCCTGGAGGAGGTGCTTTTGCGGGACGTGGAGAGCGGGGAAAGCCTCCCCGTGGGGCCGGAGGAGGTTAGGGCCTACAGGGAGGCCCTGGCCGCCCACCTCCGGGCCCTCCGCTTGCTGGCCCTTCTCCGGGGGCGGTACGCCCTCCTCAAGGTGGGGGAGCCCCCCCTCCCCGCCCTTCTCCGGCAAGGGGTACTGGAGCCCCTCTAG
- a CDS encoding adenosylcobalamin-dependent ribonucleoside-diphosphate reductase, protein MPRRYTEEEALRLALEFFQGDELRASVFLNRYALKDPEGRLLEATPEEMWRRLAQGAARVEKGAKREFLWLFSDFRFVPGGRILFGLGNWRRSTLFNCYYIPIREDSVRGITRFLDEAARTFAYGGGVGTNADALRPKGAKVGNAGVESSGAVSFMELFSTLAGVMGASGGRRGALMLTFSDRHPDLLDFLRAKTDPERSRVRHANLSLRATDRFLEAAMADEPWTLSFTTPREHIARTLRAREAWDLLVEAAWASAEPGLLFWDRVKGWATAQYGGMEVEGVNVCGEVPMEPYGACNLGSLNLAAFVRAPFREEARLDFAGLEEAAALAVRFLDAVVDLGKNRHPLRAQREASLRSRRIGLGIMGLADALAMLGLPYGSEKSLRFAEEAMRRIKEAAYRESSRLAREQGPFPAFDPEAHLQSPFIQALPEDLVREVEKGLRNAALLSIAPTGSISILAGVTSGIEPIFALTYLRHAGGQAFLAEHPLLRRYQKERGGEVPPWPTAYSVDPFGRVRLQAALQRHVDQSISSTVNLPRETPKEVVERLFLTAWKEGCKGITVFREGSREEVLKPLPPVGVCTFCQTA, encoded by the coding sequence GTGCCCCGGAGGTACACCGAAGAGGAGGCCCTTAGGCTGGCCCTGGAGTTCTTCCAAGGGGACGAGCTAAGGGCTTCCGTCTTCCTAAACCGCTACGCCCTGAAGGACCCCGAAGGAAGGCTCCTGGAGGCCACCCCGGAGGAGATGTGGCGGCGTCTGGCCCAAGGGGCCGCCCGGGTGGAGAAGGGGGCCAAGCGGGAGTTTTTGTGGCTCTTCTCCGATTTCCGCTTCGTCCCCGGGGGGCGCATCCTCTTCGGCCTGGGCAACTGGCGCCGGTCCACCCTCTTCAACTGCTACTACATCCCCATCCGGGAGGACTCGGTCCGGGGCATCACCCGCTTCCTGGACGAGGCCGCCCGCACCTTCGCCTACGGGGGCGGGGTGGGCACCAACGCCGACGCCCTAAGGCCTAAGGGGGCTAAGGTGGGGAACGCCGGGGTGGAAAGCTCGGGGGCGGTGAGCTTCATGGAGCTCTTCTCCACCCTGGCCGGGGTCATGGGGGCGAGCGGCGGCCGGCGAGGGGCCCTAATGCTCACCTTCTCCGACCGGCATCCCGACCTCCTGGACTTCCTCCGGGCCAAAACCGACCCGGAAAGGAGCCGGGTGCGCCACGCCAACCTCTCCCTAAGGGCCACGGACCGCTTCCTGGAAGCCGCCATGGCGGACGAACCCTGGACGCTTTCCTTCACCACACCCCGGGAGCATATAGCCCGTACCCTCCGGGCCAGGGAAGCCTGGGACCTCCTGGTGGAGGCCGCCTGGGCCAGCGCCGAGCCCGGCCTCCTCTTCTGGGATCGGGTGAAGGGCTGGGCCACGGCCCAGTACGGGGGGATGGAGGTGGAGGGGGTCAACGTCTGCGGGGAGGTTCCCATGGAGCCCTATGGGGCCTGCAACCTGGGAAGCCTGAACCTGGCGGCCTTCGTGCGGGCGCCCTTCCGGGAGGAGGCCCGGCTGGACTTCGCCGGGCTGGAGGAGGCCGCCGCCTTAGCGGTGCGCTTTCTGGACGCGGTGGTGGACCTCGGGAAAAACCGCCATCCTCTGAGGGCCCAGAGGGAGGCCTCCCTGAGAAGCCGCCGGATCGGCCTCGGGATCATGGGCCTGGCGGACGCCCTGGCCATGTTGGGCTTACCCTATGGTTCGGAGAAAAGCCTAAGGTTTGCGGAAGAGGCCATGCGCCGCATCAAGGAGGCCGCCTACCGGGAAAGCAGCCGCCTGGCCCGGGAACAGGGCCCCTTCCCCGCCTTCGACCCCGAGGCGCACCTCCAAAGCCCCTTCATCCAGGCCCTCCCGGAAGACCTCGTGCGGGAGGTGGAGAAGGGCTTGCGCAACGCCGCCCTCCTCTCCATCGCCCCCACGGGTTCCATCTCCATCCTGGCCGGGGTGACGAGCGGCATCGAACCCATCTTCGCCCTCACCTACCTGCGCCACGCCGGGGGACAGGCCTTCCTGGCGGAGCACCCCCTCCTCCGGCGCTACCAGAAGGAGCGGGGCGGGGAGGTACCCCCCTGGCCCACCGCCTACAGCGTGGACCCCTTCGGGCGGGTTCGGCTCCAGGCCGCCCTCCAGCGCCACGTGGACCAGAGCATCTCCTCCACGGTGAACCTGCCCCGGGAAACCCCCAAGGAGGTGGTGGAAAGGCTTTTCCTCACCGCCTGGAAGGAGGGGTGCAAGGGGATCACCGTCTTCCGGGAAGGAAGCCGGGAGGAGGTCCTGAAGCCCCTGCCCCCGGTGGGGGTCTGCACCTTCTGCCAGACGGCATGA
- the glpX gene encoding class II fructose-bisphosphatase — MEIERRLVLEVVRVTEQAALAASRLAGKGDKEAVDEAGTEAMRRVLNELPIRGTVVIGEGEMDEAPMLYIGEVLGQGGAEVDIAVDPVEGTTTAAKGLPNAVTVIALSEKGGLFHAPDMYMEKLIVPPPAAGLVDLTWPVPANLKALALALQRSVEDLVIVVLDRPRHERLIREIREAGARVKLISDGDVIAALAAAIRGTGVHAVMGIGGAPEGVLAAAALKCLGGEIQARFAPQDEEERARLRAMGGDENRVYRTEDLAPGREIVFAATGITDGDILQGVRFFGGGARTHSIVMGHATRVVRFIDSIHLFETGARVTIRV, encoded by the coding sequence ATGGAAATCGAGCGCCGGCTGGTCCTCGAGGTGGTGCGGGTCACGGAGCAGGCCGCCCTGGCGGCAAGCCGCCTGGCGGGCAAGGGGGACAAGGAGGCCGTGGACGAAGCGGGCACCGAGGCCATGCGCCGGGTGCTGAACGAGCTGCCCATACGGGGCACCGTGGTCATCGGCGAGGGGGAGATGGACGAGGCCCCCATGCTCTACATCGGGGAGGTGCTGGGCCAGGGTGGGGCGGAGGTGGACATCGCCGTGGACCCGGTGGAGGGCACCACCACCGCCGCCAAGGGCCTGCCCAACGCCGTAACCGTCATCGCCCTGAGCGAGAAGGGGGGGCTCTTCCACGCCCCCGACATGTACATGGAAAAGCTCATCGTCCCCCCGCCCGCCGCCGGGCTCGTGGACCTCACCTGGCCCGTCCCTGCCAACCTCAAGGCCCTGGCCCTGGCCCTGCAGCGCTCCGTGGAGGACCTGGTGATCGTGGTCCTGGACCGCCCCCGCCACGAAAGGCTCATCCGGGAGATCCGGGAGGCGGGGGCACGGGTGAAGCTCATCTCCGACGGGGACGTGATCGCCGCCCTAGCCGCAGCCATAAGGGGCACAGGGGTGCATGCGGTGATGGGCATCGGCGGGGCCCCGGAAGGGGTCCTGGCCGCCGCCGCCCTGAAGTGCCTGGGGGGGGAGATCCAGGCCCGCTTCGCCCCGCAAGACGAGGAGGAAAGGGCCCGCCTAAGGGCCATGGGCGGGGACGAAAACCGGGTCTACCGCACGGAGGACCTGGCCCCGGGCAGGGAGATCGTCTTCGCCGCCACCGGGATTACGGACGGGGACATCCTCCAGGGAGTGCGCTTCTTCGGGGGCGGGGCTCGGACCCACTCCATCGTCATGGGCCACGCCACCCGGGTGGTGCGCTTCATCGACTCCATCCACCTCTTCGAAACGGGCGCCCGGGTCACCATCCGCGTGTAG
- the hisIE gene encoding bifunctional phosphoribosyl-AMP cyclohydrolase/phosphoribosyl-ATP diphosphatase HisIE, giving the protein MDLGAVRFDERGLVPVVVQDARTGEVLTLAYANREALEETLRTRRSTFFSRSRQALWRKGETSGHTQEVVEVLLDCDGDAVVYRVIPKGPACHTGERSCFHHPLLPGEPDLGFVLGQVYATIQERLKTLPEGSYVARLHRAGLDRILKKIGEEAGEVILAAKNGNPEEVRHEVSDLLFHLLLVLAELGLGPEDLAQTLWARHRPSGPEDLPSS; this is encoded by the coding sequence ATGGACCTGGGCGCGGTGCGCTTCGACGAGCGGGGCCTGGTCCCGGTGGTGGTACAGGACGCCCGCACCGGGGAGGTCCTGACCCTGGCCTACGCCAACCGGGAAGCCCTGGAAGAAACCCTGAGGACGCGGCGGAGCACCTTCTTTAGCCGCAGCCGCCAGGCCCTCTGGCGCAAGGGGGAAACCTCCGGCCACACCCAGGAGGTGGTGGAGGTCCTCCTGGACTGCGACGGGGACGCGGTGGTCTACCGGGTGATCCCCAAGGGCCCCGCCTGCCACACCGGGGAAAGGAGCTGCTTCCACCATCCCCTCCTCCCCGGGGAGCCCGACCTGGGCTTCGTGCTGGGCCAGGTCTACGCCACCATCCAGGAGCGCCTGAAGACCCTCCCCGAGGGAAGCTACGTGGCCCGGCTCCACCGGGCGGGCCTGGACCGCATCCTGAAGAAGATCGGGGAGGAGGCGGGGGAGGTGATCCTGGCCGCCAAGAACGGGAACCCCGAGGAGGTGCGCCACGAGGTCAGCGACCTCCTCTTCCACCTCCTCCTGGTCCTGGCGGAGCTGGGCTTGGGGCCGGAGGACCTGGCCCAGACCCTCTGGGCGCGGCACCGCCCCTCAGGACCGGAGGACTTGCCTTCCAGCTGA